One region of Faecalibacter bovis genomic DNA includes:
- a CDS encoding TatD family hydrolase, translating to MLINAHTHHISQNPLIVRDIYNQYPWNFVANEAYYSIGIHPILINESNIERDLLTIEKHLSNEKCLAIGEIGLDKITPINFDLQISVFKAQLKIAELHQIPVIIHCVRAYQEILSIRKELKLSIPFIFHGFNKNEHLAQQIISNNCLLSFGKNLLQNPNLQTIFANLSDENFFLENDDSQISIEEIYSKAAEIRNTSVDNIENIIQENFKRIFNK from the coding sequence ATGCTAATTAACGCACACACACATCACATTTCCCAAAATCCATTAATCGTTAGGGACATCTACAATCAATATCCTTGGAATTTTGTTGCAAACGAAGCGTATTATTCCATCGGAATTCATCCTATACTTATTAATGAATCAAATATTGAGAGAGATTTATTAACAATAGAAAAACATCTATCAAACGAAAAATGTTTAGCAATTGGAGAAATTGGTTTAGATAAAATCACACCTATTAATTTTGATTTACAAATCAGTGTTTTTAAAGCACAACTTAAAATTGCAGAACTACATCAAATCCCTGTTATAATACACTGTGTGCGTGCTTATCAAGAAATATTATCTATACGAAAAGAACTAAAACTTAGTATTCCTTTTATTTTCCATGGATTTAATAAAAACGAACATTTAGCACAACAAATTATAAGTAATAATTGTTTACTTTCATTTGGAAAAAATTTGCTTCAAAACCCAAACTTACAAACTATATTTGCAAACCTTTCGGATGAAAATTTCTTTTTAGAAAATGATGATAGTCAAATTTCTATTGAAGAAATCTACTCGAAAGCTGCTGAAATTAGAAATACTTCTGTAGATAATATTGAAAATATTATTCAGGAAAATTTCAAACGAATTTTCAATAAATAG
- a CDS encoding asparaginase has product MQTKILLVYTGGTIGMAKDYGDQSLKPFNFDNLLKQIPELSLIDCKIEYHSFETPIDSSDMKPEYWIEIANTIEDKYEEYDGFVVLHGTDTMAYTASALSFMVENLEKPIIFTGSQLPIGDLRTDAKENLITSIQLAAIQKNGKPIVQEVCIYFEYKLFRANRATKINAENFDAFESPNYPIIGVSGVHLEIKENLLLDKKVSGKLSFNKNLCADVGVLKIFPGMNRCFIESVLNAPCTKAFIIEAFGTGNIFTDQWFIDLLKEKVDSGIHLIINTQCSGGMVEIGRYATSDALLEMGAISSFDLTMEAAITKAIYLLGQNLSKEEFRTQYEANLKGELRHHFYN; this is encoded by the coding sequence ATGCAAACAAAAATTTTATTAGTATATACGGGTGGAACTATTGGAATGGCAAAGGATTATGGTGATCAATCATTAAAACCATTCAATTTTGATAATTTATTAAAACAGATTCCTGAATTGTCTTTAATCGATTGTAAAATCGAATACCATAGTTTTGAAACTCCGATTGATTCTTCTGATATGAAACCTGAATATTGGATAGAAATTGCTAATACAATTGAGGATAAATATGAAGAATATGATGGTTTTGTGGTTTTACATGGAACCGATACAATGGCTTATACAGCATCTGCGTTAAGTTTTATGGTTGAAAATTTAGAAAAACCTATCATTTTCACTGGTTCACAACTTCCAATAGGTGATTTACGAACGGATGCGAAAGAAAATTTGATTACATCAATTCAATTAGCTGCAATTCAGAAAAACGGAAAACCAATTGTACAGGAAGTCTGTATTTACTTTGAATATAAATTGTTTAGAGCCAATCGCGCTACTAAAATTAATGCTGAAAACTTTGATGCTTTCGAATCTCCGAATTATCCGATTATTGGAGTTTCTGGTGTGCATTTAGAAATTAAAGAGAATTTACTTTTAGATAAAAAAGTTTCAGGTAAATTATCCTTCAATAAAAATCTTTGTGCTGATGTTGGTGTTTTAAAAATATTCCCAGGAATGAATCGTTGTTTTATCGAAAGTGTTTTAAACGCACCGTGTACAAAAGCTTTTATTATTGAGGCCTTCGGAACAGGAAATATTTTTACAGATCAATGGTTTATAGATTTATTAAAAGAAAAAGTTGATAGTGGAATTCATTTAATTATTAACACACAATGTTCTGGCGGAATGGTAGAAATTGGCCGTTATGCGACAAGTGATGCATTATTAGAAATGGGTGCGATTTCTAGTTTCGACTTAACAATGGAAGCAGCAATTACAAAAGCAATTTATTTACTTGGACAAAATTTATCAAAAGAAGAGTTCAGAACACAATACGAAGCAAATTTAAAAGGTGAATTAAGACATCACTTTTATAATTAA
- the lysM gene encoding peptidoglycan-binding protein LysM: MGLFSFIKNAGEKIFGGADTPEEKAAKVKDHVAKFNFDLSNVTFSANGETIVVSGQALNIDEKQKILATAGNVDGVENVEDQLTLKTPLKIEIPDIAATMYTVKSGDSLSKIAKEVYGDPMKYPVIFDANKPMLSDPDKIYPGQVLYIPQG, translated from the coding sequence ATGGGATTATTCTCTTTTATTAAAAACGCAGGGGAAAAAATTTTTGGAGGTGCAGATACACCTGAAGAAAAAGCAGCGAAAGTAAAAGACCATGTAGCTAAATTTAATTTTGATTTATCTAACGTAACTTTTTCTGCAAATGGAGAAACTATCGTAGTTTCTGGGCAAGCATTGAATATTGACGAAAAACAAAAGATATTAGCTACTGCAGGAAATGTTGATGGAGTTGAAAATGTAGAGGATCAATTAACTTTAAAAACACCATTAAAAATTGAAATTCCAGATATTGCAGCAACGATGTACACTGTGAAAAGTGGAGATTCTTTATCAAAAATTGCAAAAGAAGTATATGGCGATCCAATGAAATATCCAGTTATTTTTGATGCAAATAAGCCAATGTTATCTGATCCTGATAAAATTTATCCAGGACAAGTGTTATACATTCCACAAGGTTAG
- a CDS encoding OmpA/MotB family protein, producing the protein MKFSIFPLVLIAGTTLFSCVSQKKYDELSDRFNSVYSENQGCQTELAVAKSKLANFESSNNQFENTVSSERAQVRELQKALSNCIEGGNKNVAELVKEINESNKYIKHLVNTKNKSDSLNMVLTNNLTRSLSRDESKDVDVQVLKGVVYISLSDNMLYKSGSYEISPAAGETLSKIAKIINDYKDYDVLIEGNTDNVPINKTNIRNNWDLSALRASSVVQALQNQFGVDGKRMTAGGRGEYNPLTSNASEDGRSKNRRTQIIILPKLDQFMELIGQAPKD; encoded by the coding sequence ATGAAATTTTCAATTTTCCCATTAGTGTTAATCGCTGGAACAACTTTATTTAGTTGTGTGAGTCAGAAAAAGTATGACGAGTTATCTGATCGTTTTAATTCTGTTTATTCAGAAAACCAAGGTTGTCAAACTGAGTTAGCGGTTGCTAAATCTAAATTAGCTAATTTCGAAAGCTCAAATAATCAATTCGAAAACACAGTATCTAGCGAACGCGCACAAGTACGTGAGTTACAAAAAGCTTTATCTAACTGTATTGAAGGTGGTAACAAAAACGTTGCTGAATTAGTAAAAGAAATTAACGAATCTAATAAATACATCAAGCACTTAGTTAATACTAAAAATAAATCTGATAGTTTAAACATGGTATTAACAAATAATTTAACTCGTTCATTATCTCGTGACGAGTCTAAAGATGTTGATGTTCAGGTTTTAAAAGGAGTAGTTTATATTTCGTTATCAGATAATATGTTATACAAATCTGGATCTTACGAAATTTCTCCAGCTGCTGGTGAAACTTTAAGCAAAATTGCTAAAATCATAAACGACTATAAAGATTACGATGTATTAATCGAAGGTAATACGGATAATGTTCCAATTAATAAAACAAACATTCGTAACAACTGGGATTTATCTGCTTTAAGAGCATCGTCTGTAGTACAGGCATTACAAAATCAATTTGGTGTTGATGGAAAACGTATGACAGCTGGTGGACGTGGAGAATATAATCCTTTAACTTCTAACGCATCTGAAGATGGACGTTCTAAAAACCGTCGTACTCAAATCATTATTTTACCTAAACTAGATCAGTTTATGGAATTAATTGGTCAAGCGCCAAAAGACTAA
- a CDS encoding cation:proton antiporter: MELYYSFSALIVLASIFAYVNLRFLKLPGTIGIMIIAMLVSVVIRLVGDQFFPDATKELYALFTDLDFNEILMGAMLNFLLFAGALHVKFGDLKNQKWAIMTYATVSVVLSAFIVSGILYYLAPLFGINIPYIFCLLFGTLISPTDPIVVLGILKQAKVPKAIETKITGESLFNDGVAVVMFAVVLQIATNPNFEASFGSISKLFLIEAGGGIILGAVLGITASNLMKKIDDYKVSVLMTLAVVMGGFLVAKQLHASSPLAMVIAGLIIGNYGKSVAMSKETQDYLGKFWELIDEIMNAILFLFIGFELLLIDDLLDQILLGISCIFVVLFSRFLSILIPFKTLLRRNPYSKGSLPVMVWGGIRGGVSIALVMSLPNGEWKELLLEITYIVVLFSIVVQGLTVGKVAKKFLKDDEEIDNDVIVDKSH, translated from the coding sequence ATGGAATTGTATTACTCTTTCTCTGCTTTAATTGTGCTTGCCTCAATTTTTGCGTATGTTAATCTGCGATTTTTAAAACTTCCAGGAACGATTGGAATTATGATTATCGCAATGTTAGTTTCAGTTGTTATTCGTCTTGTAGGAGATCAATTTTTTCCTGATGCAACGAAAGAACTATATGCATTATTTACAGATTTAGATTTCAATGAAATCTTAATGGGTGCAATGCTTAATTTTTTATTATTCGCCGGAGCGTTACATGTAAAGTTTGGGGATCTAAAAAATCAAAAATGGGCCATCATGACCTATGCAACAGTTAGTGTTGTGTTGTCGGCTTTTATAGTTTCTGGTATTCTATATTATCTAGCGCCTTTATTCGGAATCAATATTCCATACATATTCTGTCTATTGTTTGGTACTTTAATATCGCCTACAGATCCTATTGTTGTATTAGGAATCTTAAAGCAAGCGAAAGTTCCGAAAGCTATCGAAACTAAAATCACAGGAGAATCTTTATTTAATGATGGGGTTGCTGTTGTAATGTTTGCTGTTGTTTTACAAATTGCTACGAATCCAAATTTTGAAGCTTCGTTTGGATCAATCTCTAAACTATTTTTGATTGAAGCAGGTGGAGGAATTATTTTAGGTGCAGTTTTAGGAATTACAGCTTCTAACTTAATGAAGAAGATTGACGATTATAAAGTTTCTGTTTTAATGACGTTAGCTGTGGTAATGGGAGGATTTTTAGTTGCGAAGCAACTTCATGCTTCATCTCCTTTAGCGATGGTAATTGCAGGTTTAATCATTGGTAATTATGGTAAATCTGTAGCGATGTCTAAGGAAACTCAAGATTACTTAGGAAAATTCTGGGAATTGATTGACGAGATTATGAATGCAATTTTATTCTTGTTTATTGGATTTGAATTATTGTTAATCGATGATTTATTGGATCAAATCTTATTAGGAATATCTTGTATTTTCGTTGTGTTATTTTCACGCTTTTTATCGATTTTGATTCCTTTCAAAACGCTATTAAGAAGAAATCCTTATTCAAAAGGTTCTTTGCCAGTAATGGTTTGGGGTGGAATTCGTGGAGGTGTTTCTATTGCATTAGTAATGTCTTTACCGAATGGCGAATGGAAAGAATTGTTGTTAGAAATTACATATATTGTCGTATTATTTTCGATTGTTGTTCAAGGTTTAACAGTAGGAAAAGTTGCGAAAAAATTCTTGAAAGATGATGAGGAAATAGATAACGATGTTATTGTGGATAAATCACATTAA
- a CDS encoding META domain-containing protein → MKFVKVLSVLALSGILLTGCTTSKSASTGYNVTTKNKSSLTETKWNLVEDDEIVKGFNGENVHITITEDGNLNGYAGCNQIFSEGLLEGSSIKFNLIGGTKMLCPSMKIEESFTSILKSVDRYEIKGNELYFYKGNMLLLKFIN, encoded by the coding sequence ATGAAATTTGTAAAAGTATTATCAGTTCTCGCTTTGTCAGGGATATTATTAACAGGTTGTACAACTTCAAAAAGTGCATCAACAGGTTATAATGTAACTACAAAAAATAAATCATCATTAACTGAAACGAAATGGAATTTAGTTGAAGATGATGAAATCGTGAAAGGATTCAACGGTGAAAATGTTCATATCACAATTACTGAAGATGGAAATTTGAATGGTTACGCAGGATGTAATCAAATATTTTCTGAAGGTTTATTAGAAGGTTCATCCATCAAATTCAATTTAATTGGAGGTACAAAAATGCTTTGTCCATCAATGAAAATAGAAGAATCTTTTACAAGCATATTAAAGTCTGTTGACCGATATGAAATTAAAGGAAACGAATTATATTTTTACAAAGGCAATATGCTTTTATTAAAGTTTATAAATTAA
- the pheT gene encoding phenylalanine--tRNA ligase subunit beta — MKISYNWLKTYIDTEVSLDEISAVLTNIGLEVEGVEKVGGAKEYLETVVVGKVLETQPHPNADKLKVTKIDLGDGQATQIVCGAPNVAAGQTVPVATIGTVFPGDFKIKKSKIRGEESFGMICSEVELGIGEDNSGILVLDDALTAGTPLSTIFVEEEDHLIEIGLTPNRADAMSHFGVARDLYAAFKAREINGSFTSYNVEAYPTTDFGANPIAIEVADTEAAPRYAGVYLKNVTVKESPDWLKNKLRTIGLSPINNIVDITNFILHDLGQPLHAFDADKIEGNKVTVKKLAEGTKFTTLDGVERSLKGHELMICNENAPMCIAGVFGGQDSGITENTTNVFLESAYFEPVTIRKGAKAHGLNTDASFRFERGIDPSITVDALKKAVMMLVELADAEIASNITDIYPTPIENFTFDLRLAKVKELLGVEIPEATIKTILAALDINILNENNGTLSIEVPAYRVDVQREVDIIEDILRIYGYDNIEIPSKFSFSYVPTTSIDPEKTEDFVARQLTAAGFNEAMNNSLTKKEYENVFYYPEGESVEMLNPLSTDLAVMRRTLLNGLLENVAFNVNRRNTNVKLFEFGKIYRKLNEVYEEQRCLGIVLSGNYTSESWTGNLRKASFADLKGLVQQLFVRLKIEITAEKAAHNDNYTDGIEIFNNEVSLGSIGIINKKLAKKIGISQEIYFAQLNWDAILTLANEQKLTYKEISKFPSSRRDLALLLDNTVKYEELYLAARSVKTNLLKDINLFDVYEGDKLPAGKKSYALSFMIQDENKTLSDQEIDGVMNKLIKVYQTQFNAELR; from the coding sequence ATGAAAATCTCATATAATTGGCTTAAAACCTACATCGATACTGAAGTTTCTTTAGATGAAATTTCAGCGGTATTAACAAATATCGGACTTGAAGTTGAAGGTGTAGAAAAAGTAGGTGGAGCTAAAGAATACTTAGAAACAGTAGTGGTTGGTAAAGTTTTAGAGACTCAACCTCATCCAAATGCTGATAAATTAAAAGTTACTAAAATTGACTTAGGTGACGGACAAGCAACACAAATTGTTTGTGGTGCTCCAAACGTTGCAGCTGGACAAACTGTTCCTGTTGCTACAATTGGAACTGTTTTCCCTGGTGATTTTAAAATAAAAAAATCTAAAATACGTGGAGAGGAATCTTTCGGTATGATCTGCTCAGAAGTTGAGTTAGGAATCGGAGAAGATAATTCAGGAATTTTAGTATTGGACGATGCTTTAACAGCAGGAACTCCATTATCAACAATTTTTGTTGAAGAAGAAGATCATTTAATTGAAATCGGATTAACGCCAAACCGTGCAGATGCAATGTCTCACTTTGGAGTAGCTCGTGATTTATATGCAGCTTTCAAAGCGCGTGAAATTAACGGATCATTTACTTCTTACAATGTAGAGGCTTACCCAACGACAGATTTTGGAGCAAATCCAATCGCTATCGAAGTTGCAGATACTGAAGCTGCGCCTCGTTACGCTGGTGTTTATTTAAAAAATGTTACGGTTAAGGAATCTCCAGATTGGTTAAAAAATAAATTACGTACAATTGGTTTATCGCCAATTAACAATATAGTAGATATTACTAACTTTATTTTACACGATTTAGGGCAACCTTTACATGCGTTTGACGCAGATAAAATCGAAGGAAATAAAGTTACAGTTAAGAAATTAGCTGAAGGAACTAAATTCACAACTTTAGACGGAGTTGAACGTTCGTTGAAAGGTCACGAATTAATGATTTGTAACGAAAATGCACCAATGTGTATAGCTGGTGTTTTCGGAGGTCAAGATTCTGGTATTACAGAAAATACTACAAACGTTTTCTTAGAATCTGCTTACTTTGAACCTGTAACAATTCGTAAAGGTGCGAAAGCTCACGGATTAAATACAGATGCTTCTTTCCGTTTCGAACGTGGAATTGATCCATCAATTACTGTTGATGCTTTGAAAAAAGCTGTGATGATGTTAGTTGAATTAGCTGATGCTGAAATTGCTTCTAACATTACAGATATTTATCCAACGCCAATCGAAAACTTTACATTCGATTTACGCTTAGCGAAAGTGAAAGAATTATTAGGTGTTGAAATTCCTGAAGCAACAATCAAAACGATTTTAGCAGCTTTAGATATTAACATCTTAAACGAAAATAACGGAACATTATCAATCGAAGTTCCTGCTTACCGTGTAGATGTACAACGTGAAGTGGATATCATCGAAGATATTTTAAGAATTTATGGATACGATAACATCGAAATTCCATCAAAATTCTCATTCTCTTACGTTCCTACAACTTCTATAGACCCTGAAAAAACAGAAGATTTTGTTGCAAGACAATTAACTGCTGCAGGTTTTAACGAAGCAATGAACAACTCTTTAACGAAAAAAGAATACGAAAATGTATTCTATTATCCAGAGGGAGAAAGCGTAGAAATGTTAAATCCACTTTCTACTGATTTAGCTGTAATGCGTCGTACATTATTAAACGGATTATTAGAAAATGTTGCGTTTAATGTAAATCGTCGTAATACAAATGTTAAGTTATTTGAATTTGGAAAAATTTACCGTAAATTAAATGAAGTTTACGAAGAACAACGTTGTTTAGGAATCGTTTTATCAGGAAACTACACATCGGAGTCTTGGACAGGTAATTTACGTAAAGCATCTTTTGCTGATTTAAAAGGTTTAGTTCAACAACTTTTTGTTCGATTAAAAATTGAAATTACAGCAGAAAAAGCAGCGCATAATGATAATTATACAGATGGTATCGAAATCTTTAATAATGAAGTTTCTTTAGGATCTATTGGAATTATCAATAAAAAATTAGCAAAGAAAATTGGAATATCACAAGAGATCTACTTTGCACAATTAAACTGGGATGCTATTTTAACATTAGCAAACGAGCAAAAATTAACGTACAAAGAAATTTCTAAATTCCCATCGTCTCGTCGTGACTTAGCTTTATTATTAGACAATACAGTGAAGTACGAAGAATTATATCTTGCAGCACGTTCAGTTAAAACGAACTTATTAAAAGATATTAATTTATTTGACGTTTACGAAGGTGATAAATTACCTGCTGGTAAAAAATCATACGCATTAAGCTTTATGATTCAAGATGAAAATAAAACATTAAGTGATCAAGAAATTGATGGCGTAATGAATAAATTAATCAAAGTTTACCAAACTCAATTCAATGCTGAATTAAGATAA
- the dnaN gene encoding DNA polymerase III subunit beta — MKFIVSSNTLLKNVNLIGGVINSNNTLPILDNFLFELDGNQLTITGSDLETTISTTLEVESNDSGKIAIPSKILTDTLKTFPAQPLTFIQKEGHTLEIVSEQGNYQLAFEDANEYPQTPDIEDASNTTVGASILSEAIVKTIFATGNDELRPIMTGVFFQAEQDIFRFVATDAHRLVKYTRTGLENAGTSEYIMPKKPLNLLKNILGGNNDDVTIEYNKTNTRFSFQNIVLTCRLIDGKYPNYEAVIPKENPNVLTINRNLFLTSLKRVAIFSNKTTNQVRLKLIGNSLTISAEDVDFANKAEERLPCDYNGTDLQIGFNSRFLIEMLNNLQSDEITLEMSEPNRAGIIKPVDGLEEGEEILMLVMPVMLNA, encoded by the coding sequence ATGAAATTTATTGTATCAAGCAACACGCTATTAAAAAATGTTAACTTAATTGGTGGTGTTATCAACTCGAATAACACGTTACCTATCCTTGATAATTTTTTATTTGAATTAGACGGAAATCAATTAACAATTACTGGATCTGATTTAGAAACTACAATTTCAACAACTTTAGAAGTTGAATCAAATGACAGTGGAAAAATTGCAATTCCATCTAAAATCTTAACTGATACGTTAAAAACCTTCCCAGCGCAACCTTTAACTTTTATCCAAAAAGAAGGTCACACGTTAGAAATTGTGTCTGAACAAGGTAATTATCAGTTAGCATTCGAAGATGCTAATGAATATCCTCAAACTCCAGATATTGAAGATGCAAGCAATACAACTGTTGGCGCTAGCATTTTATCTGAAGCTATTGTAAAAACAATTTTTGCTACAGGAAACGATGAATTACGCCCTATTATGACAGGAGTATTCTTCCAAGCAGAACAAGATATTTTCCGTTTTGTTGCAACAGATGCGCACCGTTTAGTAAAATACACGCGTACAGGTTTAGAAAACGCGGGTACTTCTGAATATATTATGCCTAAAAAACCTTTAAACTTATTAAAGAATATTTTAGGAGGAAATAATGATGATGTAACAATCGAATACAACAAAACAAATACGCGTTTCTCTTTCCAAAACATTGTTTTAACTTGTCGTTTAATTGACGGTAAGTATCCAAACTATGAAGCGGTAATCCCAAAAGAAAATCCAAACGTATTAACAATCAACAGAAACTTATTCTTAACATCGTTAAAACGTGTGGCAATTTTCTCTAACAAAACAACAAATCAAGTTCGTTTAAAATTAATTGGAAACTCATTAACGATTTCTGCAGAAGACGTAGATTTCGCAAACAAAGCGGAAGAACGTTTACCTTGCGATTACAACGGAACAGACTTACAAATTGGTTTCAACTCACGTTTCTTAATCGAGATGTTAAACAATTTACAATCTGATGAAATTACATTAGAAATGTCTGAACCAAATCGTGCCGGAATCATCAAACCAGTTGATGGTTTAGAAGAAGGTGAAGAAATCTTAATGTTAGTTATGCCAGTAATGTTAAACGCATAA
- a CDS encoding GNAT family N-acetyltransferase produces MNIELKLNGNNGVFELIDDQKIAVGELTFLLRDKEMIINHTGVNPNLRGQGLAEKLVLKAIEYARENELKVRPFCSYVSVYIGRHPEVQDVV; encoded by the coding sequence ATGAATATTGAATTGAAATTAAACGGAAATAATGGCGTTTTCGAATTGATTGATGATCAAAAAATAGCTGTTGGCGAATTAACTTTTTTGTTGAGAGATAAAGAAATGATTATTAATCATACAGGTGTAAACCCAAATCTGAGAGGACAAGGTTTAGCAGAAAAATTAGTTTTAAAAGCTATTGAATATGCGCGAGAAAATGAGTTGAAAGTTAGACCATTTTGTTCTTATGTTAGTGTTTACATTGGTCGTCATCCAGAAGTACAAGACGTAGTTTAG
- a CDS encoding carbonic anhydrase, whose translation MNIEKIFEHNKAWIDKRLAQNPSYFDELSYGQNPEVLYIGCSDSRVTAEELLGAEPGEVFVHRNIANMVIGLDMNTTSVLDYSVEHLKVKHIIVCGHYNCGGIKSAMIPKDLGIMNPWLRSIRDVYRLHAEELNAIENEGMRYNRLVELNVQEQCVNVVKNPFVQRAMLKKGLVVHGWVFDLFSGKIIDLELDFDTILKNIKEIYDITE comes from the coding sequence ATGAATATAGAAAAAATTTTCGAGCATAATAAAGCTTGGATTGATAAACGTTTAGCTCAAAATCCATCGTATTTTGATGAATTATCTTATGGTCAAAATCCAGAAGTGCTTTATATAGGTTGTTCAGATAGCCGAGTAACAGCTGAAGAATTATTGGGTGCAGAGCCAGGTGAGGTGTTTGTTCATCGAAATATAGCAAACATGGTTATAGGATTGGATATGAACACAACATCGGTATTAGATTACTCGGTAGAACATCTAAAAGTAAAACACATTATTGTTTGTGGGCATTACAATTGTGGTGGTATAAAATCTGCTATGATTCCGAAAGATTTAGGAATTATGAATCCTTGGTTAAGAAGTATTCGAGATGTGTATCGTTTACATGCAGAGGAATTGAATGCGATTGAAAATGAAGGAATGCGTTACAATCGTTTGGTAGAATTAAATGTGCAAGAACAATGCGTTAATGTTGTTAAAAATCCTTTTGTTCAAAGAGCGATGTTAAAAAAAGGATTAGTTGTACATGGTTGGGTTTTTGACTTATTTTCGGGAAAAATTATCGACTTAGAATTAGATTTTGATACGATTTTAAAAAACATCAAAGAAATTTACGATATCACCGAATAG